tactgattttttgatatttttttctgtgatttgaatttaagaagagataaaactttcgataagttatgtaaactcagaacaaatatttagctttagaaagcatttacatgtttcaaacttataatatatacatatataatgtttaaaattatgcatataaaacctgtgtaaaatgtgcctgaatatgtttctcttctttaatgagttaatcgtactatatataacattattttaaaatttcaaaaagtttatgtcacatacaaaaaaccatcaataaaaaatataattctccatctacaacaagaaaaataaaaattataaacatataaatattataaataaaataaatttataagacacaatctgcgcgaagcgcggaaaaaatctctagtatatataacactaggatcggcccgccctacgggcgggaagttataataaaaaaaactattttattacgTCGAATAGGTTTCATCTTTGTtgtttaaaaactaattttaagtTAGCACTTAGTGTTTTGATCTAGAAATAGTACTTAGAGTTATGAGATAAGATAATTATATTTGTAGTAATTCTCCAATGGTATGGTGATTTTGTATTTAGTCGTTTGATGATGTTGTGATTTGTTTAAAATGAGAAAGCTATTATTAGAGCCAGCCAAGAACATCAAAATTTATACATTGCTATAAAAAACAATAGTACTTCTTTGCAGACTTTTTGGTGCAAGACAAAACATGATATAGGGAAGCAATATAATGATCCCAAAGAAAATGGTGCACAAATAACAAAACTACTGCTGTGACAAAAAAAGGAATCCGAGAAAACGTTCTTCTCTTTGGCAGTGAGGAGcagaaaatatatcaaatttgtACGTGCTTAAGGAAACCATACACCAATGCTACAGTCCAGACGGTATTCCGAAGATGTCGAATTCCCCAAGTCAAGAACTCGTTCCACACAAACATTTTCTTACAGAGAGTAGCACCACTCTCATGGTCGCATATATCCTTCTGGAAACTATGCATTATATTGAAAGAATAGCTGAAAAAGAAGTCCTTTGTAAGGTCCACGGTCCACCATACACAGGAGCTTCTTGTACCTGTTTATCAACATGTGGGAAACACCAGATAAAGAAACGTAAGGGTTAAATGACTTCAGTTTATACAAAGGTCGAAGGGTGTAATAAATAAACACATGTACTCACTCTCTTTTCACCAAACAGAAAGGAAAAACAGAAACTTTCTTCAACAATAAGCTtggaacaaacaaaaaaaaaggcataATGTAGTATAAGGTAGATCCAAACACCTGTTCTCGTCTCTTGAATTTGGAATGTTGGAAAGCACGCTAGGATTACGCAAAGAAATGATCTCACTCTTGGAAACTTCATAGACCCTGTGACCACAAATTTCGCCTATCTCTCTTCTCTCGGTAATAACCAGGATGTAGTATGGTCCCAAAAACTTAATGAACCCTGAGAACACATAAATGGGgagcacaaaaaaaaacaaaattgtgagaacacaatgtaaaaataaaaacaatgtaCATTTCAGTGAACATAACCGACACAATACCAATGATGCCATAACAGAGAGTGACCAGTTTGAGGCCGCCTGTGGCCTTGTTGCCTTCGTGTATCTTTTTTGGTATAGGCAGTGGAATCCTCACTGAGATTAAGCTCAGACGCATGAAGACGGTCTATCTTTAGTACTCTATACACTTCCAACCAATCATATATAAattctgaaaagaaaaaaatatatgatatcatCAATGTATTCATGTTAGCTACAAATTAACCAAGCGATTCGATCAAAAGGTGGAAAGTGGAAGTAGTATTGTACTGATTGAGTCTCAAAGAGATTGAATTCTTGCATAGAGGCTTGAagggaagatgatgatgatcccGGGGAGCCTCCGTTCTCCATTGATGGCTATGAAGTTATTTactaaatttccaaaaatacaGAGCACAAACTTGTCTCTGTGGAAAAAAGTAAAGATTTAGAATTcacaaacaaataaaagaaaatcaaaagatGCTAATTAGAGAGTAAAGGTCGTTACTTTGTTTTCACTCAATACATGAATCTTTTGAACCCTGGAAACACACAAAACCGAAGATTCTCATCTagtgagatttttttttcttctaatgcTCCCGAAACGAAACAAATGCGAGATTTTGGTAACGGGAGATTATAGGGAGGCATGTAAACAGACACCCGATCGATCAAGGGAGATCACGACTGCCAAAAGATTAAAGTTGTAATATTATTTGTAGTAGTTTTTCAATGGTGTGGTGATCAAAACAATGAGCATGATATGTAAGATCTACATTATTGTTTGCCCTAATCACTGTTTGCAGTAAATGAAGAACCTACTAATCAATGGCAGCTTCTCAGTTCTCACGTAGAAAGAAAAGTCGACTTACGGGTTTGACTTTTGTGAATTAGGGTTTAACTCACATAAGGCCCGAGACATAGATAAGCCCGCAAGAATTGCAATCTCAATTAAATGAAACGGTGAGTTTTTCAGGAAGGGGACATGTGGCGGCTCCAGGACGCGCAATTTTCCTATGTGGACAATGACGTGGAGGCATGTGAGAGAAGCAAActgtcttttatatatatagattgtgAACAACAGAACAAACCAAacccaaaataataataagaaaacaatCAACAGAACTAGAAATCCAACGGATAGTGTAAGGGGTGGACCACACCTTCAATCAAGCATGTTTTTGGTAGCTTCTGAAATTCGCATGCACTTCTTCGTAACGCTGGGTGATATATGTCGAACATTTGATTGCTGGATATCTATTCATTAAATACAGCCATAAAGATAATTAAGACACTATGAGTGGTAGAAGGTCTGAATATAACAAGGATAAAATGTTAAAGCCTTAATTACTTGGGAAGGTTGCTTTCGGACTGGCACGTAGGAAGACACTCTATTATGCAGTCGTGATTCGGTTCCAGGAAAAATGGAATCTGTGAAGGTAAAGATTAGATGCAATATTattgttaattttaattatttgcttAACCCAAATCTAAAGAAGTTCAACACAAAATGTTTTGagaaaatgataataattaaaCACTGATAAAACATTAATGTAAACTGGATATTAGTAAAAGACTTACGGAATATCGATTCTGATCATTTAAAATAACCCTGTGCATCGTGGATCTTTAACGTTTAAAAAAGAAGCTTGTTAGACAAATGTCAGCTAGAAAAATTTACTTGGAGTTTACAAAGAATATATATGACATAATGAGAATATATCAACTATGCCCAAAGAGGAAAATATTACCTGAAAAGACCATTGCTCCAACACTGCATCATATCACCAAGATTCACAACAAGTGCTCTGTAGACAAAAAAGCAAACTATATCAGTCCCCCCAAAACTGTAAATAAGGAACAATACAAGTTCATCACTGAAGAAATATATGTTTAACAAGGGTATAGAGGAAATTAAGCATTATCATGTTGTACCCTTCAATCGACGGTACATATTCCCACTTCTGAGGCTTAGCGTTTCTATCCTTGCATATCTGCCACAAATTATACAATTGCTTCAAAAGTACATGTGTAGAAAATAGAATGtgatttcgatttttttttctcagagcAATGTAAAGAAGATATCTCAATTGATACTTTGTATATTGGTGATTCTCTGTAATTATAGCTTTCCATTCTAGGATCATCTGTGCTTGTATATAAGTGTAGTGTACATCTCAATAATAATCATCCTTCACATCTTATAAGCAATACCTGGAGTCCCAATACACCATCGGTTGCTATGAGCGTCATCATTCCGTAATCCGAATGTGCTCCAGTTCCATATATTCCCTTTGAGGGATCCGATTTTCCTAAGAAGTATTAATATCATTGAGAGGTTGGCATATATACAATGCTTAGGCAAATTCTTAAAGCTTTCTTTGAAATATATATCACCTTCATAGTGAAGCAAGCGCAAAGTTGAAATAGGCTTTCCAAGCATCTCAGGGCTATCAAAGTAATCTGCATCCATGTCGAGGGCCAGGGCCAATAGTTTTGCAATAGCCTTACAAACCCTCCTGTTACAGAAGATATACATTCAGCGAAACCTATGGAACAAAAAGTTTTGACTCTATAGATAGAATGGTCGAACGCAACACTATAAACAAATGTGAAGACATGAACAGGGAAAACCATAAATGAGATTTACAATGCTTCTTGATGGTATTTCTCCATGGTCTCTCGCCACCCAGGCAAAACATCTGCCGAAAAGATAAGTTCCATTAAAGTAACCGGCATTAAATGCAtcgcaataaaaaaaattgaaagacaTGTATTCCCTTCGTTCCACAAAGATGAATgttatggaaaaaaaatttgtttcacaaagatgaatttttaaaattttctatgcatatttaataagttaaaaaattaaattgttaaatttaaGAAGTTTGGCATATATACAGTGAAGGTGATATATATTTCAACTTTGCGCTTGCTTCACTATGAAGGTGATATATATTTCAAAGAAAGCTTTAAGAAGTTGCCTAAGCACTGTATATATGCCAACCTCTCAATGATATTAATACTTCTTAGGAAAATCGGATGTTAACCATTTAAGAAGCTTTAAG
The sequence above is drawn from the Brassica napus cultivar Da-Ae chromosome A8, Da-Ae, whole genome shotgun sequence genome and encodes:
- the LOC106427481 gene encoding 2-oxoglutarate-Fe(II) type oxidoreductase hxnY-like produces the protein MDKAFEQSKNFFALPLEEKMKVLKNEKHRGYTPFYDQIPDPENQVQGDHKEGYYIGSEVPRDDPQWDYPFYGPNPWPDPDVLPGWRETMEKYHQEALRVCKAIAKLLALALDMDADYFDSPEMLGKPISTLRLLHYEGKSDPSKGIYGTGAHSDYGMMTLIATDGVLGLQICKDRNAKPQKWEYVPSIEGALVVNLGDMMQCWSNGLFRSTMHRVILNDQNRYSIPFFLEPNHDCIIECLPTCQSESNLPKYPAIKCSTYITQRYEEVHANFRSYQKHA